The Nitrospirota bacterium genome has a segment encoding these proteins:
- a CDS encoding DUF86 domain-containing protein, protein MMDVCALFVSGLRLGLPAEEDDVFEKLERAKIISPTLSGVLKTMKGFRNILVREYGGIDHAIVYKVATTRIEDLEAFRARMVQALQEKEV, encoded by the coding sequence ATGATGGACGTTTGTGCGCTGTTTGTCTCCGGACTGCGACTGGGCCTACCGGCAGAGGAAGACGACGTCTTTGAGAAATTAGAGCGTGCCAAAATCATTTCTCCGACTCTCTCGGGTGTGCTCAAGACCATGAAGGGCTTCAGGAATATCCTGGTGCGCGAGTATGGAGGGATCGATCATGCCATCGTGTACAAGGTGGCCACCACCAGGATCGAAGACTTGGAAGCCTTCAGGGCCAGGATGGTTCAGGCTCTTCAGGAAAAAGAGGTGTAG
- a CDS encoding nucleotidyltransferase domain-containing protein — protein MWRRCKTVREGISINAMTPRLTRFLEEVRQDEAVLAVILFGSRARGEHTPASDTDLCLVLPFGKDAAGDQVTIRMRYLKDADLDLRIFQQLPLYVRRRVLKEGVVLFCRDLDALYAMAYRTAQAFEDFKLIYRQYLEQVAHAGS, from the coding sequence ATGTGGCGCCGGTGTAAGACCGTGCGGGAAGGGATATCCATCAACGCGATGACTCCGCGCCTGACACGATTCCTTGAAGAAGTGCGGCAGGATGAAGCTGTCCTCGCTGTGATCTTGTTCGGTAGCCGGGCGCGGGGCGAGCACACGCCGGCCTCGGATACCGATCTCTGCCTGGTTCTCCCGTTCGGAAAAGATGCCGCAGGCGATCAGGTGACCATCCGAATGCGTTACCTGAAAGACGCCGACCTCGATCTCCGCATTTTTCAGCAACTGCCGCTCTATGTTCGACGGCGGGTGCTCAAGGAAGGCGTGGTGCTGTTTTGCAGAGACCTGGACGCGCTGTACGCGATGGCCTATCGGACCGCTCAGGCGTTTGAAGATTTCAAACTAATCTATCGGCAATACTTGGAACAGGTTGCTCATGCTGGATCGTGA
- a CDS encoding nucleotidyltransferase domain-containing protein, with protein MLHGSFLAEGPFRDVDVALYVDPGRIGNATFREYESDLAVRFGEAVGLPVDARVLNDAPLAFRYHALKGEALLVRAADLLDEFRARTWDDYCDFAPFARQYLREAIGE; from the coding sequence GTGCTCCACGGATCCTTTCTTGCCGAAGGCCCATTCCGTGATGTGGATGTGGCCCTGTACGTCGATCCCGGGAGAATCGGAAATGCGACATTTCGCGAGTATGAGAGTGACCTGGCGGTCCGATTCGGCGAGGCCGTTGGTTTGCCGGTCGATGCGCGCGTGCTCAACGATGCGCCCCTCGCCTTTCGGTATCACGCTCTGAAGGGGGAAGCGTTGCTGGTTAGGGCGGCGGATCTCCTGGATGAATTTCGCGCGAGAACCTGGGATGACTACTGCGATTTCGCGCCGTTTGCCAGGCAATATTTGCGCGAGGCCATCGGTGAGTGA
- a CDS encoding UpxY family transcription antiterminator, which yields MNEFICEPRWYALRTKSRHEKLVRDRLAGQGLEPLLPTVKRVSQWKDRKKEIEVPLFSGYCFVRFSLREKLPVLRVAGVVDVVGSGNRPEPIPEEEIESLRTLMTSVLPYDAHPYLREGMAVEVIRGPLQGVKGILLRKDRRHRLVIGVRLIQQAAAVEIDVNDVAPV from the coding sequence ATGAACGAGTTCATCTGCGAGCCCCGTTGGTACGCCCTCCGCACCAAGTCCCGGCACGAGAAGCTCGTGCGCGACCGGCTGGCCGGCCAGGGGTTGGAGCCGCTGCTGCCGACCGTCAAGCGGGTGAGCCAGTGGAAGGATCGGAAAAAGGAGATCGAGGTCCCGCTGTTCTCCGGATATTGCTTCGTACGGTTCTCGCTGCGGGAAAAACTGCCGGTGCTCAGGGTGGCGGGCGTGGTCGACGTGGTGGGCAGCGGGAACAGACCGGAACCGATCCCGGAAGAAGAGATCGAGTCCCTCAGGACGCTGATGACCAGCGTGCTGCCGTACGATGCGCATCCCTACCTTCGGGAAGGCATGGCGGTAGAGGTGATCCGGGGGCCGCTGCAAGGCGTCAAGGGCATCCTGTTACGGAAAGACCGGCGCCATCGGCTCGTGATCGGCGTCCGCCTGATCCAGCAAGCCGCCGCGGTCGAGATCGACGTGAACGATGTGGCGCCGGTGTAA
- a CDS encoding DUF86 domain-containing protein, with amino-acid sequence MSEVNLDRLRDLAGHLRNACRQLQELGKQDASAFLSDAKAVNSAKYLLIVATEAALDICNHLAAKKGGRSPEDYADCMTVLGELGVLEPDLKMRMSKMARFRNLLVHLYWKVDDREVYRVITEHLGDFDEYLKAVGQFVKSALC; translated from the coding sequence GTGAGTGAGGTCAATCTCGACCGCCTTCGCGACCTCGCCGGCCATCTACGGAACGCCTGCCGCCAACTTCAAGAGCTCGGCAAACAAGATGCATCAGCCTTCCTCTCCGATGCCAAGGCCGTCAACAGCGCCAAATATCTCTTGATCGTCGCGACGGAAGCTGCGCTCGATATCTGCAATCACCTGGCGGCCAAGAAAGGGGGCCGAAGCCCGGAAGACTATGCCGACTGCATGACGGTCCTCGGCGAGTTGGGCGTACTGGAGCCTGACCTGAAGATGAGAATGAGCAAGATGGCGAGATTCCGCAATCTGCTCGTGCATCTCTACTGGAAAGTGGATGACCGAGAAGTGTATCGGGTGATCACAGAGCACCTTGGGGATTTCGACGAATACCTCAAGGCGGTGGGACAGTTCGTCAAATCTGCGCTGTGTTGA
- a CDS encoding HEPN domain-containing protein, which produces MDKAQQELIRGYLAKAREKSRVARDLCAKGEWDDAISRAYYAAYHAAQAALLTEGQRADTHKGVVTLFGLLLVKTGKLDKKWGKLLSNLKDDREAGDYDALSYLDEDTARRAVREADEFVAAIERYVSGALQ; this is translated from the coding sequence TGGCTATCTTGCCAAAGCGCGCGAGAAATCCAGGGTGGCCCGCGATCTCTGTGCCAAGGGAGAGTGGGACGACGCGATTTCCCGTGCGTACTATGCGGCGTACCACGCCGCTCAGGCGGCCCTCTTGACCGAAGGGCAACGCGCCGACACCCATAAGGGAGTCGTCACGCTGTTCGGCTTGTTGCTGGTGAAAACGGGGAAACTGGACAAGAAGTGGGGCAAGTTGTTGAGCAATCTGAAGGACGACCGCGAAGCCGGCGACTACGACGCTTTATCGTACTTGGACGAAGACACGGCGCGCCGCGCTGTTCGGGAAGCAGACGAGTTTGTCGCGGCCATCGAGCGCTATGTGAGCGGGGCGCTCCAGTAA